The Argentina anserina chromosome 3, drPotAnse1.1, whole genome shotgun sequence genome includes a region encoding these proteins:
- the LOC126785653 gene encoding villin-1 isoform X1, translating to MSLSAKDIDPAFQAAGATLGLEIWCIENEKLVAVPKASHGRFYSGSAYLVLSTILPKSGPPQHDIHYWTGKNANKVDSALASDKALELDAALGSCTVQYMELQGRETGKFLSYFRPCIIPIEGVYTSQKGHLKRETYKVTLLACKGDHVVHVKEVPFSRSSLNHNDVFILDTASKIFLFSGCNSSIQERAKAVEVVQYIKENKHCGNCEVATVEDGKLVGDPDVGEFWSLFGGYAPIPQDSPSPVQKQSEAPLVKLSWITTRGKLSPCQTDSLIKEMLETDKCYMLDCDSEIFVWMGRHTSVTERKTSITATEDFLRNQGRSAGTHVTNITEGLETAKFRSFFYNWPQTVELKLYEEGRDKVAAMFKQQGYEVKELPDEEDIQPFIDCRGTLKVWWVDGDKLSLVPASEQKKLFSGDCYILQYTYLGNGRDENLFYAWLGGGSVMEDRTDVISHMNVMVESSRGNPVVAKIMENKEPSQFFSILQTLIVFKGGRSQRYKKFVAEKGIADETYDESKTALFRVQGTSPNNMQAIQVDTVSSSLNSSYCYILQTGTSVITWIGNLSSTRDHDLLDRMLEIINPTWQAISVREGSESDVFWSALGTKADYARGKEIKGYLEDPHLFMLGGTEGVFKAQEIYNFTQDDLNTEDVLVLDCHIEIYVWIGSHSNIKSKQQALALGLKFLETDVLVEGLSLEAPIYVVSEGHEPPFFTRFFEWDFSRSNMHGNSFERKLAILKGKSQRLEAPTRNSWKAQATPNSVRSKSMSSNGRRRSFSSAPGVSFPIVKSSSTPIVGKLFRGSSLNGSPDGSFLSASLPESDEKVYSNGGNNQADGNEDDKIMLVYPYERLTVNSKDPETSIDVTKREAYLSEEEFRVKFGMTKQDFYKLPKWKQNKQKMALHLF from the exons ATGTCTCTTTCTGCTAAAGATATAGATCCAGCTTTCCAGGCTGCAGGAGCAACTCT TGGCTTGGAAATTTGGTGTATTGAGAATGAAAAATTGGTTGCTGTCCCAAAAGCTTCACATGGGAGATTCTATTCTGGAAGTGCATATCTAGTCTTGAGC ACTATTTTGCCGAAAAGTGGTCCTCCTCAGCATGACATACACTATTGGACTGGAAAGAATGCAAATAAG GTGGACTCAGCGTTGGCATCAGATAAGGCACTTGAACTTGATGCAGCCCTTGGGTCATGCACCGTGCAGTATATGGAACTTCAAGGCCGGGAAACCGGAAAGTTTTTGTCATATTTCAGACCCTGTATTATACCCATCGAAGGAGTATATACATCACAGAAAGGCCACTTAAAAAGAGAGACATATAAAGTCACCTTGTTAGCTTGCAAAGGGGACCATGTTGTTCATGTTAAAGAA GTGCCTTTTTCTCGTTCATCGTTGAACCACAATGATGTATTCATACTTGATACTGCCTCGAAAATTTTCCTCTTTAGTGGGTGCAACTCTAGCATACAAGAAAGAGCAAAAGCTGTGGAGGTTGTCCAGTACATTAAAGAGAACAAACACTGTGGAAATTGTGAAGTGGCAACTGTAG AGGATGGAAAATTGGTTGGCGATCCTGATGTCGGTGAATTCTGGAGCTTATTTGGCGGTTATGCTCCCATTCCCCAGGATTCACCTTCTCCTGTTCAGAAACAATCTGAAGCACCCTTGGTAAAACTTTCATG GATAACTACTCGGGGTAAATTAAGTCCATGTCAAACTGATTCATTAATTAAAGAAATGCTTGAGACGGACAAATGCTATATGCTGGACTGTGATTCAGAAATTTTTGTTTGGATGGGAAGGCATACCTCAGttacagaaagaaaaacaTCAATCACGGCTACAGAA GATTTCCTCAGAAACCAGGGCAGGTCAGCTGGTACACATGTGACTAATATTACTGAAGGGCTAGAAACTGCAAAGTTTAGGTCCTTTTTTTATAATTGGCCTCAAACGGTGGAGCTGAAGCTGTATGAAGAAGGTCGAGATAAAGTAGCAG CAATGTTCAAGCAACAAGGTTATGAGGTGAAAGAACTTCCTGATGAAGAAGATATTCAGCCATTTATAGATTGCAGAGGCACACTGAAA GTTTGGTGGGTAGATGGTGATAAATTGTCCCTTGTTCCAGCCTCTGAACAGAAAAAGCTCTTCAGTGGGGATTGCTACATTCTACAATATACATACCTTGGCAATGGAAGGGATGAGAATCTTTTTTATGCTTGGCTTGGTGGTGGGAGTGTAATG GAGGATAGAACCGACGTTATCTCCCACATGAATGTTATGGTTGAGTCAAGCAGGGGAAATCCGGTTGTG GCTAAAATTATGGAGAACAAGGAGCcatctcaatttttttcaattttacaGACGTTGATTGTTTTTAAG GGAGGTAGGAGTCAAAGATACAAGAAGTTTGTGGCAGAAAAGGGTATTGCAGATGAAACTTATGATGAAAGCAAGACAGCTCTTTTTCGTGTTCAAGGGACCAGTCCTAACAACATGCAGGCCATCCAAGTTGATACA GTTTCCAGCTCTTTGAACTCTTCCTATTGTTATATCCTGCAAACTGGTACATCTGTTATCACTTGGATTGGGAATCTCTCATCAACCAGAGATCACGATCTTCTTGACAGAATGCTGGAGATAATAAAT CCAACATGGCAAGCCATATCAGTGAGGGAGGGGAGTGAATCTGATGTGTTCTGGAGTGCACTTGGTACAAAGGCAGATTATGCAAgaggaaaggaaataaaagGATACCTAGAAGATCcacatttgtttatgttgggTGGAACTGAAG GTGTTTTTAAG GCGCAAGAGATTTACAATTTCACACAGGATGATTTAAATACTGAAGACGTGTTAGTCCTTGACTGCCACATAGAGATATATGTTTGGATTGGAAGCCACTCAAATATTAAGTCAAAGCAACAAGCCCTTGCTCTTGGTCTG AAATTTCTTGAGACCGATGTACTTGTGGAAGGCCTGTCATTAGAAGCTCCTATATATGTTGTTAGTGAAGGTCATGAACCACCATTTTTCACTCGTTTCTTTGAATGGGATTTCTCAAGGTCAAAT ATGCATGGCAATTCATTTGAGCGGAAACTTGCaattttgaaagggaaatcACAACGGTTGGAA GCGCCAACAAGAAACTCATGGAAAGCTCAGGCGACCCCTAATAGTGTGAGAAGCAAGTCCATGAGTTCCAATGGCCGGAGAAGAAGTTTTTCTTCAGCACCTGGTGTTTCATTTCCAATTGTAAAGTCCAGCTCAACTCCAATTGTCGGAAAACTCTTTAGAGGATCCTCTCTGAATGGTAGTCCAG ATGGGTCATTCTTATCTGCAAGTCTCCCAGAGTCAGATGAAAAGGTATATAGTAATGGGGGTAACAATCAGGCTGATGGAAATGAGGATGACAAAATTATGTTAGTTTATCCATACGAACGATTAACTGTCAATTCTAAAGACCCGGAAACCAGCATAGATGTAACCAAAAGAGAG GCATATCTATCAGAAGAAGAGTTCAGAGTGAAATTTGGCATGACCAAACAAGACTTTTACAAGCTTCCCAAGTGGAAACAAAACAAGCAAAAGATGGCACTTCATCTTTTCTAA
- the LOC126785653 gene encoding villin-1 isoform X2 produces MMYSYLILPRKFSSLVGATLAYKKEQKLWRLSSTLKRTNTVEIVKWQLDAEDGKLVGDPDVGEFWSLFGGYAPIPQDSPSPVQKQSEAPLVKLSWITTRGKLSPCQTDSLIKEMLETDKCYMLDCDSEIFVWMGRHTSVTERKTSITATEDFLRNQGRSAGTHVTNITEGLETAKFRSFFYNWPQTVELKLYEEGRDKVAAMFKQQGYEVKELPDEEDIQPFIDCRGTLKVWWVDGDKLSLVPASEQKKLFSGDCYILQYTYLGNGRDENLFYAWLGGGSVMEDRTDVISHMNVMVESSRGNPVVAKIMENKEPSQFFSILQTLIVFKGGRSQRYKKFVAEKGIADETYDESKTALFRVQGTSPNNMQAIQVDTVSSSLNSSYCYILQTGTSVITWIGNLSSTRDHDLLDRMLEIINPTWQAISVREGSESDVFWSALGTKADYARGKEIKGYLEDPHLFMLGGTEGVFKAQEIYNFTQDDLNTEDVLVLDCHIEIYVWIGSHSNIKSKQQALALGLKFLETDVLVEGLSLEAPIYVVSEGHEPPFFTRFFEWDFSRSNMHGNSFERKLAILKGKSQRLEAPTRNSWKAQATPNSVRSKSMSSNGRRRSFSSAPGVSFPIVKSSSTPIVGKLFRGSSLNGSPDGSFLSASLPESDEKVYSNGGNNQADGNEDDKIMLVYPYERLTVNSKDPETSIDVTKREAYLSEEEFRVKFGMTKQDFYKLPKWKQNKQKMALHLF; encoded by the exons ATGATGTATTCATACTTGATACTGCCTCGAAAATTTTCCTCTTTAGTGGGTGCAACTCTAGCATACAAGAAAGAGCAAAAGCTGTGGAGGTTGTCCAGTACATTAAAGAGAACAAACACTGTGGAAATTGTGAAGTGGCAACT tgATGCAGAGGATGGAAAATTGGTTGGCGATCCTGATGTCGGTGAATTCTGGAGCTTATTTGGCGGTTATGCTCCCATTCCCCAGGATTCACCTTCTCCTGTTCAGAAACAATCTGAAGCACCCTTGGTAAAACTTTCATG GATAACTACTCGGGGTAAATTAAGTCCATGTCAAACTGATTCATTAATTAAAGAAATGCTTGAGACGGACAAATGCTATATGCTGGACTGTGATTCAGAAATTTTTGTTTGGATGGGAAGGCATACCTCAGttacagaaagaaaaacaTCAATCACGGCTACAGAA GATTTCCTCAGAAACCAGGGCAGGTCAGCTGGTACACATGTGACTAATATTACTGAAGGGCTAGAAACTGCAAAGTTTAGGTCCTTTTTTTATAATTGGCCTCAAACGGTGGAGCTGAAGCTGTATGAAGAAGGTCGAGATAAAGTAGCAG CAATGTTCAAGCAACAAGGTTATGAGGTGAAAGAACTTCCTGATGAAGAAGATATTCAGCCATTTATAGATTGCAGAGGCACACTGAAA GTTTGGTGGGTAGATGGTGATAAATTGTCCCTTGTTCCAGCCTCTGAACAGAAAAAGCTCTTCAGTGGGGATTGCTACATTCTACAATATACATACCTTGGCAATGGAAGGGATGAGAATCTTTTTTATGCTTGGCTTGGTGGTGGGAGTGTAATG GAGGATAGAACCGACGTTATCTCCCACATGAATGTTATGGTTGAGTCAAGCAGGGGAAATCCGGTTGTG GCTAAAATTATGGAGAACAAGGAGCcatctcaatttttttcaattttacaGACGTTGATTGTTTTTAAG GGAGGTAGGAGTCAAAGATACAAGAAGTTTGTGGCAGAAAAGGGTATTGCAGATGAAACTTATGATGAAAGCAAGACAGCTCTTTTTCGTGTTCAAGGGACCAGTCCTAACAACATGCAGGCCATCCAAGTTGATACA GTTTCCAGCTCTTTGAACTCTTCCTATTGTTATATCCTGCAAACTGGTACATCTGTTATCACTTGGATTGGGAATCTCTCATCAACCAGAGATCACGATCTTCTTGACAGAATGCTGGAGATAATAAAT CCAACATGGCAAGCCATATCAGTGAGGGAGGGGAGTGAATCTGATGTGTTCTGGAGTGCACTTGGTACAAAGGCAGATTATGCAAgaggaaaggaaataaaagGATACCTAGAAGATCcacatttgtttatgttgggTGGAACTGAAG GTGTTTTTAAG GCGCAAGAGATTTACAATTTCACACAGGATGATTTAAATACTGAAGACGTGTTAGTCCTTGACTGCCACATAGAGATATATGTTTGGATTGGAAGCCACTCAAATATTAAGTCAAAGCAACAAGCCCTTGCTCTTGGTCTG AAATTTCTTGAGACCGATGTACTTGTGGAAGGCCTGTCATTAGAAGCTCCTATATATGTTGTTAGTGAAGGTCATGAACCACCATTTTTCACTCGTTTCTTTGAATGGGATTTCTCAAGGTCAAAT ATGCATGGCAATTCATTTGAGCGGAAACTTGCaattttgaaagggaaatcACAACGGTTGGAA GCGCCAACAAGAAACTCATGGAAAGCTCAGGCGACCCCTAATAGTGTGAGAAGCAAGTCCATGAGTTCCAATGGCCGGAGAAGAAGTTTTTCTTCAGCACCTGGTGTTTCATTTCCAATTGTAAAGTCCAGCTCAACTCCAATTGTCGGAAAACTCTTTAGAGGATCCTCTCTGAATGGTAGTCCAG ATGGGTCATTCTTATCTGCAAGTCTCCCAGAGTCAGATGAAAAGGTATATAGTAATGGGGGTAACAATCAGGCTGATGGAAATGAGGATGACAAAATTATGTTAGTTTATCCATACGAACGATTAACTGTCAATTCTAAAGACCCGGAAACCAGCATAGATGTAACCAAAAGAGAG GCATATCTATCAGAAGAAGAGTTCAGAGTGAAATTTGGCATGACCAAACAAGACTTTTACAAGCTTCCCAAGTGGAAACAAAACAAGCAAAAGATGGCACTTCATCTTTTCTAA
- the LOC126788940 gene encoding non-specific phospholipase C1: MAFRRPSFPWGLLLCVLLLSTSSLARKTHKIRGPIKTVVVLVMENRSFDHILGWLKSTRPDIDGLTGHESNRLSVADPTSPKVHVTSDADFIDSDPGHSFQAIREQIFGSNWSTGNPPRMNGFAQQAESMSPGMSATVMSGFKPEVLPVYTALANEFAVFDRWFASVPASTQPNRFYVHSATSHGATSNVRKDLIHGFPQRTIFDSLDENDLSFGVYYQNIPATLFFKSLRKLRHVAKFHSYALKFKLHAKLGKLPDYAVIEQRYFDVKEMPANDDHPSHDVARGQRFVKEVYETLRKSPQWKEMALLITYDEHGGFYDHVPTPVEGVPSPDGITGPDPFYFRFDRLGVRVPTILVSPWVQKGTVIHEPTGPTPHSQFEHSSIPATVKKLFNLKSNFLTKRDAWAGTFENYFYIRDTPRDDCPETLPEVKKSLRPGEPREDVSLSEFQVELIQLASQLNGDHVLNSYPYIGERMNVREANNYAEDAVKRFLEAGRASLKAGANESAIVTMRPSLTTRVKMQDHGSYLESE, translated from the exons ATGGCTTTCCGGCGACCATCTTTCCCCTGGGGTCTTCTCCTCTGCGTCCTTCTACTCTCCACTTCATCTCTTGCCCGCAAAACCCACAAAATCCGGGGACCCATCAAGACCGTCGTCGTTTTGGTCATGGAAAACCGCTCCTTTGACCACATCCTCGGCTGGCTCAAGTCGACCCGACCCGATATCGACGGCCTCACGGGTCACGAGTCCAACCGCCTCTCCGTCGCCGACCCGACTTCCCCCAAAGTCCACGTCACCAGCGACGCTGACTTCATCGACTCCGACCCGGGCCACTCCTTCCAGGCCATCCGCGAACAGATATTCGGATCCAACTGGAGCACCGGCAACCCGCCCCGGATGAACGGGTTCGCCCAGCAGGCCGAGTCCATGTCTCCGGGAATGTCCGCCACCGTCATGAGCGGCTTCAAGCCGGAGGTCCTCCCGGTCTACACCGCCTTGGCGAACGAGTTCGCCGTCTTCGACCGGTGGTTCGCCTCCGTTCCGGCGTCGACCCAGCCGAACCGGTTCTACGTCCACTCCGCCACGTCGCACGGCGCCACCAGCAACGTCCGGAAGGACCTCATCCACGGCTTCCCGCAGCGCACCATCTTCGACTCCCTGGACGAAAATGACCTCAGCTTCGGGGTTTATTACCAGAACATCCCGGCCACTCTGTTCTTCAAGAGCCTCCGGAAACTGAGACACGTGGCGAAGTTCCACAGCTACGCCCTCAAGTTCAAGCTCCACGCGAAGCTCGGGAAGCTTCCGGACTACGCGGTGATCGAGCAGAGGTACTTTGACGTGAAGGAGATGCCGGCGAATGATGATCACCCGTCGCATGACGTGGCGAGAGGGCAGAGGTTCGTGAAGGAGGTGTACGAGACGCTGAGGAAGAGCCCGCAGTGGAAAGAAATGGCCTTGCTTATTACGTATGATGAGCACGGTGGGTTTTATGACCATGTGCCAACGCCGGTGGAGGGCGTTCCTAGTCCTGATGGGATTACTGGGCCTGACCCGTTTTACTTCCGGTTCGACCGGTTGGGGGTTCGGGTGCCTACTATACTTGTCTCTCCCTGGGTACAGAAGGGTACTG TGATCCATGAGCCAACAGGGCCAACACCACATTCCCAGTTTGAGCACTCTTCTATTCCTGCAACTGTGAAGAAGCTTTTCAATTTGAAATCCAACTTCCTGACAAAGAGAGATGCATGGGCCGGTACTTTTGAGAATTACTTTTACATCCGTGACACTCCTCGTGATGACTGTCCAG AAACTCTTCCAGAGGTAAAGAAATCACTGAGGCCAGGGGAACCCAGGGAAGATGTCAGCCTCTCAGAATTTCAAGTTGAACTGATCCAACTCGCATCCCAGCTCAATGGTGATCATGTACTCAACAGTTACCCCTATATTGGCGAAAGGATGAATGTTCGTGAAGCCAATAATTATGCAGAGGATGCTGTGAAGAGGTTTTTGGAAGCTGGAAGAGCTTCTCTTAAAGCCGGAGCCAATGAGTCTGCAATCGTTACAATGAGACCATCCCTCACTACCCGAGTTAAAATGCAAGATCATGGTTCGTACCTAGAATCTGAATGA
- the LOC126788941 gene encoding ammonium transporter 1 member 3-like → MAATWEESVTSSINTIYLLFSAYLVFVMQLGFAMLCAGSVRAKNAMNIMLTNVVDAVVGSLSFYLFGFAFAFGESTNSNPFIGTNFFALKDIPSSSTYDYSFFLFQWAFAIAVAGITSGSIAERTQFSAYLVFSCFLSGFVYPVVVHWVWSSSGWLNPSSTSFLLFGSGSIDFAGSGVVHLVGGIAGLWGSLIEGPRVGRFDAFGKAIPIRGHNATLVVLGTFLLWFGWFGFNPGSFNKILVAYPDTTDEGNWTAVGRTAVVTTLAGSTAGIVTLFGRRLLVGHWDALDVCNGVLGGFVAITSGCAVVEPWAAVVCGFFAAWVLIGLNILALKLQYDDPLEATQLHGGCGAWGLIFTGLFAKEEFVVQAYDSGVIGTSRPYGLFMGGGWGLLGAQVVEALVIIGWVSLTMGPLFFILHKLNVLRISVDDEIAGLDVSSHGGHAYIHTDENQPRFYADYVRVHDES, encoded by the coding sequence ATGGCAGCAACATGGGAGGAGAGCGTGACGAGCTCCATCAACACCATCTACCTTCTCTTCTCTGCCTACCTCGTCTTCGTCATGCAGCTCGGGTTTGCCATGCTCTGCGCGGGCTCTGTTCGAGCCAAGAATGCCATGAACATAATGCTCACCAATGTTGTTGATGCCGTGGTAGGCAGCCTCTCTTTCTATCTCTTTGGCTTTGCATTCGCATTCGGAGAAAGCACCAATTCCAATCCTTTCATTGGTACCAATTTCTTTGCTCTTAAGGACATTCCTAGTAGCTCAACTTATGACTACAGCTTCTTCCTTTTCCAATGGGCATTTGCTATTGCTGTTGCTGGTATAACAAGTGGTTCCATAGCTGAGAGAACCCAATTCAGTGCTTACCTGGTCTTCTCTTGTTTTCTGTCTGGGTTTGTGTACCCTGTGGTGGTTCACTGGGTTTGGTCATCAAGTGGCTGGCTCAATCCTAGTTCAACTAGTTTCTTGCTGTTTGGTTCTGGTTCTATTGACTTTGCTGGAAGTGGTGTGGTTCATTTGGTAGGTGGGATTGCTGGGCTTTGGGGCTCTTTAATCGAAGGCCCAAGAGTTGGCCGGTTCGATGCATTTGGGAAGGCCATTCCAATCCGAGGCCATAATGCGACCCTTGTAGTGCTCGGGACATTCCTATTGTGGTTCGGATGGTTTGGGTTTAATCCCGGCTCTTTTAATAAGATTCTTGTGGCCTATCCGGACACAACCGATGAAGGAAATTGGACCGCAGTGGGTCGAACGGCAGTTGTTACCACACTAGCCGGGTCTACCGCCGGAATCGTAACTCTTTTTGGCCGGCGGTTACTAGTGGGCCATTGGGATGCGTTAGATGTTTGCAATGGAGTGCTCGGTGGGTTTGTTGCCATAACGTCCGGATGTGCGGTGGTCGAGCCGTGGGCTGCAGTCGTATGTGGATTCTTTGCCGCATGGGTCTTAATTGGACTGAATATCTTGGCCCTCAAGCTGCAATATGACGACCCACTAGAGGCGACCCAATTACACGGCGGATGTGGCGCTTGGGGTCTGATATTTACAGGGTTGTTTGCAAAGGAGGAATTTGTAGTCCAAGCCTACGATTCGGGTGTGATTGGTACATCAAGGCCTTATGGACTGTTTATGGGTGGGGGCTGGGGTCTACTGGGTGCCCAAGTGGTTGAAGCTTTGGTGATTATTGGCTGGGTTAGCTTGACAATGGGTCCTCTATTCTTCATCCTCCACAAGCTTAACGTTCTAAGGATCTCTGTAGATGATGAAATTGCAGGTCTTGATGTCTCCAGCCATGGAGGCCATGCCTATATCCATACAGATGAGAACCAGCCTCGTTTCTATGCAGACTACGTCCGTGTGCATGACGAGTCATGA
- the LOC126788943 gene encoding E3 ubiquitin-protein ligase AIRP2-like has protein sequence MGKSYKDSLKALEADIQHANTLALDYPREKDGARLQMRLSYSPVANLFLFLVQWTDCQLAGALGLLRILIYVTYPDGKTTMSIYERRASIKEFYGVIFPSLLQLQKGITDLEDRKQKEVCTVRFRRKDELERGKLSEIDIEREEECGICMEVNNKVVLPNCSHSLCLKCYRDWRGRSQSCPFCRDSLKRINSGDLWIYIEKSDAINLSTILREDRKRLFMYIDKLPLVVPDPTYLPYDSHVR, from the exons ATGGGAAAATCGTACAAGGACTCTCTTAAGGCGCTTGAAGCTGATATACAACACGCCAATACTCT GGCTTTAGATTATCCAAGGGAGAAAGATGGAGCACGACTTCAGATGAGACTATCCTACAGTCCGGTGGCTAATTTGTTTCTCTTTCTTGTTCAATGGACGGATTGCCAGCTTGCTGGGGCCCTTGGCTTGCTTAGGATTCTTATTTATGTG ACTTATCCAGATGGAAAGACCACCATGTCGATTTATGAAAGGAGGGCCAGCATTAAAGAATTTTATG GGGTGATATTTCCTTCTTTATTGCAACTTCAGAAGGGCATCACAGATTTGGAGGACAGGAAACAAAAAGAGGTTTGTACAGTCAGGTTCAGAAGGAAGGATGAGTTGGAGAGAGGAAAACTGTCTGAAATTGACatagaaagagaagaagagtgtGGAATTTGCATGGAGGTGAACAACAAAGTTGTGTTGCCTAACTGCAGTCATTCATTGTGTTTGAAGTGTTATCGTGACTG GCGTGGGAGGTCTCAGTCTTGCCCCTTCTGTCGTGATAGTCTTAAAAGGATAAACTCAGGCGATCTTTGGATTTACATAGAAAAGTCTGATGCAATCAATCTATCAACAATATTAAGAGAAGACCGCAAGAGACTATTTATGTACATCGATAAGTTGCCTCTTGTTGTTCCAGATCCTACATATCTTCCCTATGATTCGCATGTCAGGTGA